A stretch of Fusarium fujikuroi IMI 58289 draft genome, chromosome FFUJ_chr10 DNA encodes these proteins:
- a CDS encoding related to hexose transporter protein, with product MAVISSKDTNPGNAVYKRYKNNTNENWMHDAGLRKLNIGIGFMFASAAANGFDGSLMNGLLTIKQWHDNIGDVSTSILGLIIAGISLGGLPAFIPAAYVSDWMGRRFTIALGSSIMIAAAIIQASTNGPWAFLGTKIMLGIGLGFAQTSAPPLTTEIAHPRHRANVTNMFQAIWFWGAILSAVVTIGTLHMSGSWSWRLPVLFQAFFPGLQLIGLTFIPESPRWLISKNRRDEALAMLVKYHANGDTEDELVHFEFKEICTVIDQEREAEKNIGFMSFFKTKGNRHRLLICVLVGFMIQWAGNGIVSYYLAPILTSVGVTDAVSQAGINLGLQVWNAILAALGAMAAERYGRRPLWLLSTSGMLASFIIVTALSAVFAEHGTKAAGYCVVAFLFIFFGFYDIAFTPLSIAYPVEILPFDLRSKGLSINLTVVFAAGFFNQYVNPIALEAIQWKFYFVYIATLTAMLPTIWFLFPETKGRTLEEIAVVFDGIAADPVHSEVPRGVLRKSVEAESMTGGAEHV from the exons ATGGCTGTCATATCCTCCAAAGATACAAATCCAGGCAATGCTGTCTACAAACGATACAAGAACAACACGAACGAGAACTGGATGCACGATGCTGGCTTGAGAAAGCTCAACATCGGCATCGGGTTCATGTTCGCATCGGCTGCTGCCAATGG ATTCGACGGAAGTCTTATGAATGGGCTCTTGACGATCAAACAAT GGCATGACAACATCGGAGACGTCAGCACAAGCATCCTTGGCCTGATCATAGCTGGCATCAGCTTGGGTGGTTTGCCAGCCTTCATACCAGCTGCATATGTCAGTGATTGGATGGGCCGCCGCTTCACCATCGCTTTAGGCTCTTCCATCATGATCGCAGCAGCTATCATCCAAGCTTCTACGAATGGTCCATGGGCATTCCTGGGCACTAAGATCATGCTTGGTATCGGTCTAGGCTTTGCACAAACATCGGCACCACCTCTGACCACCGAGATCGCTCACCCGAGACACCGCGCCAATGTCACCAACATGTTCCAAGCCATCTGGTTCTGGGGCGCCATTCTCTCAGCCGTCGTTACTATTGGAACACTACACATGAGtggaagctggagctggagacTTCCCGTCTTGTTCCAGGCTTTCTTTCCAGGCCTTCAACTCATTGGCCTCACATTTATCCCCGAATCCCCCAGATGGTTGATCTCCAAGAACAGACGTGATGAAGCTCTCGCAATGCTCGTCAAGTATCATGCCAATGGTGATactgaggatgagcttgttcaCTTTGAGTTCAAGGAGATCTGCACAGTTATCGATCAAGAGCGCGAAGCGGAGAAGAATATCGGATTCATGTCAttcttcaagaccaagggGAACCGCCACAGACTCTTGATCTGTGTGTTGGTTGGTTTCATGATTCAGTGGGCTGGAAACG GCATTGTCTCCTACTACCTTGCACCTATCCTGACGAGCGTCGGAGTCACAGACGCAGTCTCACAAGCCGGTATAAACCTTGGCCTACAAGTTTGGAACGCCATTCTAGCTGCCTTGGGCGCCATGGCTGCCGAAAGATATGGTCGTCGTCCACTGTGGCTCCTGTCAACCAGCGGCATGCTGGCCAGCTTCATTATAGTCACAGCTCTCTCAGCTGTTTTCGCCGAGCATGGCACCAAAGCCGCAGGATATTGTGTGGTTGCGttccttttcatcttctttggcttctaCGACATTGCCTTCACGCCACTGTCCATCGCCTACCCTGTCGAGATCCTGCCGTTCGACTTGAGGTCCAAGGGACTCAGCATCAACTTGACTGTTGTGTTTGCcgctggcttcttcaatc AATATGTCAACCCTATCGCCCTTGAAGCTATCCAGTGGAAGTTCTACTTCGTCTATATCGCAACATTGACGGCTATGCTGCCAACTATATGGTTCCTGTTCCCTGAAACAAAGGGCAGAACTTTAGAGGAAATCGCGGTTGTCTTTGACGGCATTGCTGCGGACCCTGTTCATTCCGAAGTGCCCAGGGGAGTTCTGCGCAAATCAGTTGAGGCCGAAAGCATGACGGGGGGAGCGGAACATGTCTGA
- a CDS encoding probable alpha-glucosidase (maltase), whose amino-acid sequence MDSLSSSFTQAQSASVMPSATQDISGPVSEAWWKEASVYQIYPSSFKDSNGDGIGDIPGVIEKLDYFKNLGVDIVWLCPVYPSPQVDMGYDVADYCDIDPQYGTMADVERLIEGLHSRDLKLLMDLVVNHTSDKHKWFQESKSSKDSPYRDWYIWRKPRYDENGERQPPNNWLSYFGGSAWEYDSASDEYYLHLFAKEQPDLNWEHAPVREAVHDIIRFWLGKGVDGFRMDVINFISKQDGLPDATVKIPGAKYQWGDEHYACGPRLHEYLQDIGKILKEYNAFSVGEMPAVQDPKEVIKSVGESRGELNMIFNFEIVDMDHGDGGKFSPRKWEMQDLKRIVNKWQTFMYKNKGWNALYLENHDQARTVSRWASDKPAYRALSAKMLSTFLCFQSGTVFVYQGQELGMANMPADWEMTEHRDLETLNHWEELKQTPGSDAAVLDIARKEYQLKSRDHARTPVQWDSSTNAGFSTATPWIRVNDDYKEWNAAAQVSKPESVFEHWKSALALRKELKDIIVYGDFDLLDEENDDVFAYARSNGSQKVVVVCSFRDREISWSPPLDLQSGKVLLANNPEVNLSQKTISLRPFEAFVCQLH is encoded by the exons ATGGACTCTCTTTCATCCTCATTCACACAAGCACAATCAGCATCAGTCATGCCCTCTGCAACACAAGACATCTCCGGCCCGGTCAGCGAGGCCTGGTGGAAGGAGGCATCTGTCTACCAGATTTACCCTTCATCCTTCAAGGACTCAAATGGAGATGGTATCGGGGACATTCCTGGTGTGATCGAGAAGCTAGACTACTTCAAGAACCTCGGTGTTGACATCGTTTGGCTATGTCCCGTTTACCCATCGCCTCAGGTTGACATGGGTTACGATGTGGCCGACTACTGCGATATTGACCCGCAGTATGGGACCATGGCGGACGTCGAGCGACTCATAGAGGGTCTGCATTCGAGAGACCTGAAGCTACTAATGGATCTTGTGGTCAACCATACCTCAGATAAG CACAAATGGTTTCAAGAGTCCAAGTCTTCCAAAGACAGCCCTTACCGAGACTGGTATATCTGGCGAAAGCCTAGATACGATGAGAATGGAGAGCGACAGCCACCCAACAACTGGCTATCCTATTTTGGAG GAAGTGCATGGGAATATGACTCTGCCTCGGATGAGTACTATCTCCATCTTTTCGCCAAAGAGCAGCCCGACCTCAACTGGGAGCATGCTCCTGTGCGCGAGGCCGTGCATGATATCATCCGTTTCTGGCTAGGCAAAGGTGTCGATGGATTTAG AATGGACGTTATCAACTTTATCAGCAAACAAGACGGTCTACCCGACGCTACCGTCAAGATTCCTGGAGCCAAGTACCAGTGGGGTGACGAGCATTACGCTTGCGGTCCTCGACTACACGAGTATCTTCAGGATATTGGCAAGATCCTCAAAGAGTACAACGCCTTCTCCGTCGGCGAAATGCCGGCAGTTCAAGACCCCAAGGAAGTCATCAAGAGTGTTGGCGAAAGCCGTGGTGAGCTCAACATGATCTTTAACTTTGAGAT CGTGGATATGGATCATGGAGACGGAGGGAAGTTCTCGCCACGCAAATGGGAGATGCAGGACCTAAAGAGGATTGTCAACAAATGGCAAACCTTTATGTACAAGAACAAGGGCTGGAACGCCTTGTACCTTGAGAACCACGACCAAGCAAGGACAGTGTCAAGGTGGGCCTCCGATAAGCCCGCCTACCGAGCGCTGTCAGCCAAGATGCTGTCCACGTTCTTATGCTTCCAGAGTGGTACAGTGTTTGTATACCAGGGACAGGAACTGGGCATGGCCAACATGCCGGCGGACTGGGAGATGACTGAGCATCGAGACCTGGAGACATTGAACCACTGGGAGGA GTTGAAACAGACACCGGGTTCTGATGCGGCAGTCCTCGACATCGCGCGCAAGGAATACCAACTCAAATCTCGCGATCATGCGCGAACTCCAGTACAG TGGGACTCCTCAACGAATGCGGGCTTCTCGACAGCAACGCCATGGATCAGAGTAAACGACGACTATAAGGAGTGGAACGCCGCAGCTCAGGTCTCGAAGCCAGAAAGTGTGTTTGAGCACTGGAAATCCGCACTTGCGCTTCGAAAAGAACTGAAGGACATCATTGTCTATGGAgactttgatcttcttgacgaagagaatgatgatgttttTGCGTATGCGCGGTCGAATGGATCACAAAAGGTTGTCGTTGTTTGTAGCTTCCGAGACCGAGAGATTTCTTGGTCCCCTCCACTCGATTTACAGTCGGGCAAGGTTCTGCTTGCAAACAATCCGGAAGTTAATCTGTCGCAGAAGACGATTAGTCTTCGTCCCTTTGAGGCCTTTGTTTGTCAATTGCATTAG
- a CDS encoding related to O-methylsterigmatocystin oxidoreductase — MGLLLLPAVVLAALIVYYVLFPKKKTGLDLPPGPKPLPIVGNVFDLPPAGTAEYKHWAKFKDLYGPISSINVLGTPLVVLNDREALHDLLEKRSTKTSSRPWSPFASELCGYSVFLPVIPYGNKFRYFRKLVHQQMGTKLICSEFRDTQDLESLRFLVRTIERPEEFQKHIKTEASAIILRIIYGYNIEPKKVDPLVSLIEKMMINFSDAFVPLSWAVDIVPSLARLPDWFPGTSFKKTAREWRNTTDQALNTPYNFVIDQMASGTNRPSYVSQLMSSKSFKNDNGTGEPTKEDIEAVKATATIMYGGGADTTVSTISSFVLAMIAFPEVQKKAQAEIDSVTGGERLPTFEDQDRMPYINALCKEALRWMPVVPTTTTHVTEEEIEYRGYRIPKGTYLIPSTWWILHDPEIYANPDAFDPERFIAPRDEPDPSDFAFGYGRRICPGRYLAEDSIFMTVARLLAVFDMRKAVDENGKEIDVVIDGTPGLISHPVEYAYSITPRSAKHVEMVRAAERVHPWEESDSSLLKKDSPV; from the exons ATGGGTCTCCTCTTGCTTCCAGCTGTGGTTCTAGCCGCACTTATCGTGTATTACGTGCTCttccccaagaagaagactggTCTTGACCTCCCTCCTGGTCCCAAGCCTCTTCCCATCGTTGGTAACGTCTTTGATCTTCCGCCGGCTGGAACGGCTGAGTATAAGCACTgggccaagttcaaggatcTGTATGGACCCATCAGCTCCATCAATGTCCTCGGAACTCCCCTCGTTGTCCTGAATGACCGAGAGGCTCTTCATGACTTACTGGAAAAGCGGTCGACCAAGACCTCGTCTCGACCCTGGTCACCCTTCGCAAGTGAGCTTTGCGGATACAGCGTATTCCTTCCTGTCATTCCCTATGGAAACAAGTTTCGATATTTCCGTAAGCTGGTGCACCAGCAGATGGGCACCAAGTTGATCTGCTCCGAATTCCGCGACACTCAGGACCTGGAGTCACTCCGGTTCCTTGTGAGAACGATTGAGAGACCCGAGGAGTTCCAGAAGCACATCAAGAC TGAAGCCAGTGCGATCATCTTGCGAATCATTTACGGATATAACATTGAACCTAAGAAAGTCGACCCACTCGTTAGCCTgatcgagaagatgatgatcaacTTCTCCGACGCCTTTGTTCCTCTGTCCTGGGCTGTTGACATCGTACCCAGCCTCGCCCGCCTCCCAGATTGGTTCCCCGGAACTTCTTTCAAGAAGACTGCCAGAGAGTGGCGCAACACCACCGATCAAGCATTGAACACCCCTTACAACTTTGTCATTGATCAGATGGCTAGCGGAACAAACCGACCGTCATATGTTTCTCAGCTCATGAGCAGCAAGTCATTTAAGAATGACAATGGTACTGGAGAGCCTACCAAGGAGGATATcgaagctgtcaaggctaCTGCGACTATCATGTATGGCGGCGGTGCTGACACTACCGTTTCAACGATCAGCAGCTTCGTCCTTGCCATGATTGCTTTCCCCGAGgttcagaagaaggctcAGGCTGAGATCGATAGCGTCACTGGAGGCGAGAGACTGCCGACCTTTGAGGACCAGGACCGCATGCCTTATATCAACGCCCTTTGCAAGGAGGCTCTCCGATGGATGCCTGTCGTTCCTACCACTACAACCCACGTtactgaagaagagattgagtACCGTGGATACCGTATTCCCAAGGGCACATACCTCATCCCCTCAACATGGTGGATCCTCCACGACCCTGAAATCTACGCCAACCCCGATGCCTTCGACCCTGAGCGCTTCATCGCGCCCCGAGATGAGCCTGACCCCAGTGACTTCGCCTTCGGCTATGGCCGAAGAATCTGCCCTGGTCGATACCTGGCTGAGGATAGTATCTTCATGACAGTCGCTCGATTGTTAGCGGTGTTTGATATGCGCAAGGCTGTCGACGAGAATGGAAAGGAGATTGATGTCGTGATTGATGGCACACCCGGTCTGATTAGCCACCCAGTTGAGTATGCCTACAGCATTACACCAAGAAGTGCTAAGCATGTTGAAATGGTTCGGGCTGCGGAGAGGGTCCATCCTTGGGAGGAGAGTGACTCCAGTCTTTTGAAGAAGGATTCCCCGGTTTGA
- a CDS encoding related to benzoate 4-monooxygenase cytochrome P450: MAVLSPALFAGAAALILIGALIVRLRSPLASLPGPRLGLLTAWQLRYQELRGKRTQYVHKLHQRYGNAVRVAPNEVVFSSLDAMKEIYLSKGSGFDKTSFYNLFSQFGLRTMFSTLPKGPHSQRRRVIADRYANTNVNREASLQGIQERSQNFITRCKDAPKQELDVYIFLHCYAFDCVTHHLFHPYGSDSILQASDEEILHEAVFDNSLVRRLLNYYHPTLGSVAGKLGFFGKSRGIPRSTELVLNGVKKGGVADFTLVSRMQEEKFGMGTFDIASECMDHMLAGIETTGDALCFLMWQISQPGYTFIQERLRDEFRANSDVPSDQLEYLEAVVKEGLRVFPSIPMSLPRCVPEGGATVDGHWLPGGTIVSCQPYSMHRMDEGVFPRPDSFEPQRWLEEKGSAERNRLFFAFSNGGRACIGRHLAIVEMKTLLRDIYSRYRTAPADGLTFDMSMDDQIFTSRPKDQKCILKFIEWD; encoded by the exons ATGGCGGTACTGTCTCCTGCTCTTTTTGCCGGCGCAGCAGCGCTCATTTTAATCGGCGCTCTAATCGTCCGGCTGCGTTCACCTTTGGCTTCCCTCCCAGGACCTCGCCTGGGTCTTTTAACAGCTTGGCAATTAAGGTATCAAGAGCTTCGTGGAAAGAGAACACAGTATGTTCATAAGTTGCACCAGAGATACGGCAACGCAGTCCGTGTAGCCCCAAATGAGGTTGTCTTTTCGTCACTGGACGCGATGAAGGAGATATACCTGTCCAAAGGTAGTGGCTTTGATAAGACAAGTTTCTACAATCTCTTCTCTCAGTTTGGGCTCAG GACAATGTTCTCAACCCTGCCAAAAGGCCCA CACAGCCAGAGACGACGAGTAATCGCCGACCGTTACGCAAACACTAACGTCAACCGTGAAGCCTCTCTACAAGGCATACAAGAAAGATCACAAAACTTCATAACTCGTTGCAAAGATGCTCCAAAGCAGGAACTTGACGTTTAC ATATTCCTCCACTGCTATGCGTTCGACTGCGTTACGCATCACCTGTTCCATCCTTACGGTAGTGACTCGATTCTTCAGGCATCAGACGAAGAAATACTCCATGAGGCGGTCTTTGACAACAGCCTTGTTA GACGACTCTTAAACTATTACCACCCGACTCTTGGTAGCGTTGCAGGCAAGCTGGGCTTCTTCGGAAAGTCGCGCGGTATTCCTAGATCTACTGAACTTGTGCTCAATGGTGTGAAAAAGGGCGGCGTCGCTGACTTTACACTGGTGAGTCGCATGCAAGAAGAGAAGTTCGGCATGGGCACTTTCGACATCGCTTCTGAATGCATGGATCACATGCTTGCTGGGATTGAAACCACTGGTGATGCGCTGTGCTTTCTGATGTGGCAGATTTCCCAGCCAGGCTATACCTTCATCCAGGAGCGCCTAAGAGATGAGTTTAGAGCCAACTCTGATGTTCCTTCCGATCAACTTGAGTACCTTGAAGCAGTTGTCAAAGAGGGTCTCAGAGTCTTCCCTTCCATCCCTATGAGTTTACCAAGGTGCGTTCCTGAAGGCGGCGCAACTGTTGACGGCCATTGGCTTCCTGGAGGTACTATCGTCAGCTGTCAGCCCTACTCGATGCATCGGATGGATGAAGGAGTATTTCCTCGTCCAGATAGCTTTGAGCCGCAGAGATGGCTAGAGGAGAAAGGCTCCGCTGAGCGAAACCGACTGTTCTTTGCGTTCTCTAATGGAGGTCGTGCCTGCATCGGAAGGCA TCTTGCTATCGTTGAGATGAAGACCCTTTTGCGTGACATCTATTCCCGGTATAGAACAGCGCCTGCGGATGGCCTGACTTTTGACATGAGCATGGATGACCAGATTTTTACATCTCGTCCGAAAGACCAGAAGTGCATTTTGAAGTTTATCGAATGGGATTGA
- a CDS encoding related to monosaccharide transporter translates to MADSSQDTIRAHWRCFVACGIIVLSPFQYGLDFGLIGGLQAMPGFLKIYGYRDPEVAIGWNIDTTRQQLISSLMTMGAFISSSLAGFVAAKFGRKMCLWMACILCAVSNIIMMTTTHIGPLYVGRLLIGLANGYFMTFSQLYIQESSPAKYRGLFLTVFHLCTTFGTLIGTIIDWATAKRPDRSAYLIPLGMIYIVPTIVFVGLPFIPESPRWLVLQGRYEDGLKSLKWLRPEGADTEAELADIRQAIDNERALSKGVGILDMFNNPIDRRRTMISICAVCLQAATGSMFIIAYKAYFFAMAKVQDPFAMSNVLSMAGMIAIIANVCIVVRYGRRRVLLLCGLITAGFFQLIIAVVYDHNPGAIVTGKVLVALSCFYMMAFNGMIAPYSWLVAGEVPSQRLRSYTFGLAAAAGFFGAWLITFTAPYFINPVALNWGPRYGYIWFPSCIISAVWVYFFLPEVKGRTLEEIDAMFNEKLPARKFRGYKVQEPGVGETVGKLSVELNVVETERVY, encoded by the exons ATGGCAGACTCATCACAAGATACTATCCGTGCCCATTGGCGATGTTTCGTAGCATGCGGAATCATTGTTCTCTCTCCGTTCCAGTATGGCCTTGACTTTGGGTTGATCGGTGGATTGCAAGCCATGCCTGGCTTTCTCAAG ATCTATGGCTACCGAGACCCCGAAGTCGCAATCGGGTGGAACATCGACACCACCCGACAGCAGCTTATCTCGTCCCTAATGACGATGGGCGCCTTCATCAGCTCCAGCCTCGCGGGGTTCGTTGCCGCAAAGTTTGGAAGGAAAATGTGTCTTTGGATGGCTTGCATTCTTTGCGCAGTGTCTAACATCATCATGATGACCACGACGCATATTGGGCCGTTGTACGTCGGTCGACTTCTTATCGGGTTGGCCAACGGCTACTTCATGACCTTCTCCCAACTGTACATCCAAGAAAGTAGTCCGGCAAAGTATCGTGGTTTGTTCTTGACCGTGTTTCATCTGTGCACAACCTTT GGTACACTCATCGGTACCATAATCGACTGGGCAACAGCGAAACGCCCCGATCGTTCTGCATATCTCATCCCTCTCGGAATGATATATATAGTCCCAACTATCGTATTCGTTGGCTTGCCGTTCATTCCAGAGTCACCAAGATGGCTTGTTCTTCAAGGACGCTACGAAGATGGCCTCAAGTCACTCAAGTGGCTCAGGCCAGAGGGCGCAGATACCGAAGCGGAGCTTGCAGATATTCGCCAAGCTATTGATAACGAGCGTGCATTGTCCAAAGGTGTCGGTATCCTGGATATGTTCAACAACCCAATCGACAGAAGGCGAACCATGATCTCCATATGTGCTGTTTGCCTCCAAGCTGCCACTGGATCAATGTTCATCATTG CGTACAAGGCTTacttcttcgccatggctAAGGTTCAAGACCCATTTGCCATGAGCAACGTTCTCAGCATGGCAGGTATGATCGCTATCATCGCCAATGTTTGCATCGTTGTACGGTATGGAAGACGACGGGTACTCCTCCTTTGTGGCCTCATAACGGCTGGCTTCTTCCAATTGATCATTGCGGTCGTTTACGATCATAATCCCGGGGCAATTGTTACCGGCAAGGTACTGGTTGCGCTATCATGCTTCTACATGATGGCTTTCAAT GGCATGATTGCTCCATATTCATGGCTCGTTGCCGGCGAAGTCCCATCACAACGCCTTAGAAGCTACACCTTCGGCCTTGCTGCAGCAGCTGGATTCTTCGGCGCTTGGTTGATCACGTTCACCGCTCCGTACTTCATTAACCCCGTCGCGTTGAACTGGGGACCAAGATATGGCTATATTTGGTTCCCTTCGTGCATCATTAGTGCTGTTTGGGTGTACTTCTTCCTGCCTGAAGTGAAGGGACGAACTTTGGAAGAAATCGATGCTATG TTCAACGAGAAGCTGCCAGCCAGGAAGTTTCGAGGTTACAAAGTACAGGAACCAGGTGTCGGAGAAACAGTTGGAAAGTTGAGCGTTGAGCTCAACGTCGTTGAAACTGAGAGAGTCTATTAA
- a CDS encoding related to maackiain detoxification protein 1, translated as MAAHKSGVKVIIVGAGFGGLTAAIECHRQGHDVEIYESFPELKVLGDIISFGGNAGRIFNRWSEGQIVARLRPLCIDIQEYGFRIHKWDTGEVLYHQKRPPPNPEAPVLNGHRGELHEIIFSYARDELGIPIHLGQRVSQYFEDSTQAGIILKTGEKITGDVVIGADGVRSKARELVLGYVDKPKSSGYAVWRAWFSNKDMIQDPRTKEFCENGDTFNGWIGQDVHFLFSTLKGGKDCCWVLTHKDDHDIDESWSFPGKIEEVLELLKDWDPTCRAIVEKTPSVVDWKLVYRDPLPTWISNKGRIALLGDAAHPFLPTSAQGATQAMEDGVTIAVCLKRGGKGNIPGALKAHQSLRYERVKAVQKTGESTRDLWHKTDWDKVKEDPSSIGFPREDWIHQFDAERYAEENFESALKTSWHEVKDKVQVDEAPAMAQVAG; from the exons ATGGCAGCTCACAAATCCGGTGTCAAGGTTATCATCGTTGGAGCAGGCTTTGGCGGTTTGACTGCCGCTATTGAATGCCACCGGCAAGGTCACGATGTTGAGATTTATGAGTCCTTTCCTGAACTCAAGGTTCTCGGAGACATTATATCATTTGGTGGAAATGCCGGCAGGATCTTTAATCGCTGGTCTGAAGGGCAGATTGTAGCCCGTCTACGCCCATTGTGCATCGACATACAAGAATATGGCTTCAGAATTCACAAATGGGACACGGGAGAGGTCTTGTACCATCAGAAACGTCCCCCTCCCAACCCTGAAGCCCCAGTGCTGAATGGTCACAGAGGCGAGCTGCATGAGATTATCTTCAGTTATGCACGCGATGAGCTGGGTATCCCAATCCATCTAGGTCAACGAGTGTCTCAGTATTTCGAGGACTCCACGCAAGCTGGCATTATACTGAAGACCGGAGAGAAG ATCACTGGCGACGTGGTGATAGGTGCTGATGGAGTGAGATCAAAGGCAAGAGAGCTCGTTCTAGGATATGTCGACAAGCCCAAGAGCAGTGGGTACGCTGTTTGGAGGGCATG GTTCTCGAACAAAGATATGATCCAAGACCCCCGCACAAAAGAGTTCTGCGAGAACGGCGATACCTTCAACGGCTGGATCGGACAAGATGTGCacttcttgttctcgacaCTGAAAGGTGGCAAAGATTGTTGTTGGGTGCTTACTCACAAGGATGATCATGATATCGATGAGTCGTGGTCTTTCCCTGGTAAGATAGAAGAAGTGCTAGAGCTCCTGAAGGATTGGGATCCAACATGCCGAGCGATCGTGGAGAAAACACCGTCGGTCGTTGATTGGAAACTGGTATATCGTGACCCTTTGCCGACTTGGATCAGTAACAAAGGGCGAATCGCActtcttggtgatgctgcTCATCCTTTCTTACCGACGAGCGCCCAAGGTGCAACCCAAGCCATGGAAGATGGTGTTACCATTGCTGTATGCTTGAAGCGCGGGGGCAAGGGCAACATCCCTGGTGCGCTCAAGGCTCACCAAAGTCTCAG ATATGAGCGTGTGAAGGCGGTTCAGAAAACGGGAGAGTCAACCAGAGATCTTTGGCACAAGACGGATTGGGATAAAGTTAAGGAAGATCCTAGCAGTATTGGATTCCCACGCGAGGATTGGATTCACCAATTTGATGCTGAACGGTATGCAGAGGAGAATTTTGAGAGTGCTCTCAAAACTTCATGGCATGAGGTCAAGGATAAAGTGCAAGTCGATGAGGCTCCTGCAATGGCGCAAGTAGCGGGCTAG
- a CDS encoding related to NADH oxidase, protein MVPRRFSTEPADASPLGQPLKFEFSGKTAKNRFMKAAMTERLSTWDPKVLEKRGVPTPELINVYRRWGEGDFGVILTGNVMIEYDQLEAAGNPIVPRDAPASGERFEAFKELATVSKKYGSLIVAQVSHPGRQVADNIQKNPISASDVQLEGEVMGMHFAKPKAMDEQDFKNVIEGFAHAAEFLYKAGYDGIQLHGAHGYLLAQFLSPTTNKRTDKYGGSIENRSRIIFEIADAIRARVPDKSFSLSIKVNSVEFQEGGFSTDDCKSLAFSHRRESSKKQEAFFLEFAEKIIPELTKTKAYVTGGLRTVKAMNEALKTVHGIGLARPVTNEFDLPAKILKGEATSAIDTLLDEQNFGITNVAAGTQIRLVGKDKHPLDLSREDHKRIFEESMQKWGEGMAHNDDQSKYGYVDIEGVKLEPFGQAYGAA, encoded by the exons ATGGTACCAAGACGATTCTCTACTGAACCAGCAGACGCAAGCCCTTTGGGCCAGCCTCTCAAATTCGAGTTCAGCGGTAAAACCGCCAAGAACCGATTTATGAAGGCTGCAATGACGGAACGACTCTCAACCTGGGATCCCAAAGTCCTTGAGAAGCGAGGCGTCCCTACTCCAGAACTTATCAACGTCTATCGACGATGGGGCGAGGGAGATTTCGGTGTCATCCTGACTGGAAATGTTATGATCGAGTATGACCAGCTCGAGGCTGCTGGAAACCCTATCGTACCCCGAGATGCACCCGCGTCTGGCGAGCGGTTTGAAGCGTTTAAGGAATTGGCAACTGTTAGCAAGAAGTATGGAAGCTTGATTGTTGCACAGGTCAGCCATCCTGGACGCCAGGTCGCCGACAACATTCAAAAGAACCCCATTTCTGCTAGTGATGTGCAATTGGAGGGTGAGGTAATGGGCATGCACTttgccaagcccaaggccatGGATGAGCAAGACTTCAAGAATGTTATCGAGGGCTTTGCTCATGCTGCCGAATTCCTTTACAAGGCCGGTTATGACGGCATCCAATTGCATGGCGCACA TGGCTATCTCTTGGCCCAATTCCTTTCACCTACAACAAACAAGAGAACAGACAAGTACGGCGGTTCTATCGAAAACCGATCTCGCATCATCTTCGAGATTGCTGATGCTATCCGTGCCCGCGTCCCCGATAAGTCATTCAGCCTTtccatcaaggtcaacagcGTCGAATTCCAAGAAGGCGGCTTCTCCACCGACGACTGCAAG AGCCTTGCCTTCTCTCATCGACGAGAGAGCTCgaagaagcaggaggctTTCTTCCTCGAGTTTGCCGAGAAGATTATCCCCGAGcttaccaagaccaaggcttACGTTACCGGTGGCTTAAGGACAGTCAAAGCTATGAATGAGGCTCTTAAAACGGTTCATGGTATTGGCTTGGCGCGACCTGTGACTAATGAGTTCGACTTGCCTGCCAAGATCCTCAAAGGTGAGGCTACCAGCGCAATCGACACTTTGCTCGACGAGCAGAACTTTGGTATCACCAATGTTGCTGCTGGCACACA AATCCGACTGGTTGGCAAGGATAAGCACCCTCTTGACTTGAGCCGAGAGGATCATAAGAGAATTTTTGAAGAATCTATGCAGAAGTGGGGTGAGGGTATGGCGCATAATGATGATCAGTCTAAGTATGGATATGTTGATATTGAAGGAGTCAAGCTGGAGCCATTTGGCCAAGCTTATGGGGCGGCGTAA